One stretch of Variovorax sp. 54 DNA includes these proteins:
- a CDS encoding CHAP domain-containing protein, translating to MPRFITRRAVVVLAALVLVALLGLWAASRFNVNPTHAPGEVIDQFEGVPVYYNGAINHVDGRSLAPDGYNIGLRWQCVEFVKRYYYERHQHRMPEARGHAKAFFDAAVADGALNTARNLVQHRNGGASAPAVGDIVVFAPWLFNPYGHVAIVSRVDADAVEIVQQNPGPFGTSRERLPLALAEGRTHLGTERVLGWLRLPASSSQL from the coding sequence ATGCCCCGTTTCATCACCCGCCGCGCCGTCGTCGTTCTCGCTGCCCTCGTTCTCGTCGCCCTGCTCGGCCTGTGGGCCGCGAGCCGCTTCAACGTCAACCCGACGCATGCGCCCGGCGAGGTGATCGACCAGTTCGAGGGCGTGCCGGTGTACTACAACGGCGCCATCAACCACGTCGACGGCCGCAGCCTCGCGCCCGACGGCTACAACATCGGCCTGCGCTGGCAGTGCGTGGAGTTCGTCAAGCGCTACTACTACGAGCGCCACCAGCACCGCATGCCCGAGGCGCGGGGGCACGCCAAGGCCTTCTTCGACGCGGCCGTGGCAGACGGCGCGCTGAACACGGCGCGCAACCTGGTGCAGCACCGCAACGGCGGCGCGAGCGCGCCGGCCGTGGGCGACATCGTCGTGTTCGCGCCGTGGCTCTTCAATCCCTACGGCCATGTGGCGATCGTGTCGCGCGTGGACGCCGACGCGGTCGAGATCGTGCAGCAGAACCCCGGGCCCTTCGGCACCTCGCGCGAGCGCCTGCCGCTGGCGCTCGCTGAGGGGCGCACGCACCTGGGCACCGAACGCGTGCTCGGGTGGCTGCGGCTGCCCGCCTCCTCCTCCCAACTCTGA